One segment of Mycolicibacterium sp. YH-1 DNA contains the following:
- a CDS encoding DUF4307 domain-containing protein — MIERPTARYGRQRLSRIGRRRIAIGMTLFIVVLGVIIATIGYQRLGTSDVKGELTAYRLVDDRTVEVTVGVTRDDPSRPVVCIVRARSVDGSETGRREILVPPSSQVTVQVDAIVKTTKPAAVGDVYGCGTDVPGYLVAP, encoded by the coding sequence ATGATCGAGCGTCCGACCGCCCGCTACGGGCGTCAGCGGCTGTCGCGCATCGGCCGCCGCCGCATCGCGATCGGTATGACCCTGTTCATCGTCGTGCTTGGTGTGATCATCGCGACCATCGGCTACCAGCGCCTGGGCACGAGTGATGTGAAGGGTGAACTGACCGCCTATCGCCTCGTCGACGATCGGACCGTGGAGGTCACCGTCGGCGTCACCCGCGATGATCCCTCCCGGCCGGTGGTGTGCATCGTGCGCGCACGATCAGTCGACGGTAGCGAGACAGGCAGACGCGAGATCCTGGTTCCGCCGTCGTCGCAGGTCACCGTGCAGGTGGACGCCATCGTGAAGACCACGAAGCCGGCTGCCGTCGGCGATGTCTACGGCTGCGGAACAGACGTTCCCGGCTACCTGGTGGCGCCCTGA
- the greA gene encoding transcription elongation factor GreA, protein MTDTQVNWLTQEAHDRLKAELDQLIAHRPVIAAEINDRREEGDLRENGGYHAARDEQGQEEARIRQLQELLNNAKVGEAPKQSGVALPGSVVTVYYNGDQSDEETFLIATRQEGVSDGKLEVYSPNSPLGGALINAKEGETREYTVPNGNTVKVTLAKAKPYHS, encoded by the coding sequence ATGACCGACACTCAGGTCAACTGGCTGACCCAGGAAGCACACGACCGTCTGAAGGCCGAGCTGGACCAGCTGATCGCTCATCGACCCGTCATCGCCGCCGAGATCAACGACCGCCGCGAAGAGGGCGACCTGCGCGAGAACGGTGGCTACCACGCGGCTCGCGATGAGCAGGGCCAGGAAGAGGCCCGCATCCGCCAGCTGCAGGAGCTCCTCAACAACGCCAAGGTCGGCGAGGCGCCCAAGCAGTCCGGCGTCGCACTGCCCGGCTCGGTGGTCACGGTGTACTACAACGGTGACCAGTCCGACGAGGAGACGTTCCTGATCGCCACCCGCCAGGAGGGCGTCAGCGACGGCAAGCTCGAGGTCTACTCGCCCAACTCGCCGCTCGGCGGCGCGCTGATCAACGCCAAGGAAGGCGAGACCCGCGAGTACACGGTCCCCAACGGCAACACCGTCAAGGTGACGTTGGCGAAGGCCAAGCCGTACCACTCCTAG
- the mca gene encoding mycothiol conjugate amidase Mca, translating into MSELRLMAVHAHPDDESSKGAATTARYADEGARVMVVTLTGGERGDILNPAMDLPEVHGRIHEVRRDEMAKAAEILGVEHAWLGFEDSGLPEGDPLPPLPEGCFALAPLEESTGALVRLIREFRPHVLTTYDENGGYPHPDHIRCHEVSVAAYEAAGDYLRYPEAGEPWNVSKLYYNHGFLRKRMQLIQDEFAKHGQHGPFDKWLKHWDPELDIFEHRVTTRIECSKYFAQRDDALRAHATQIDPEGDFFAAPIEWQQRLWPTEEFELARSRVPVRFPEDDLFAGIEP; encoded by the coding sequence GTGAGCGAACTGCGGTTGATGGCGGTGCACGCCCACCCCGACGACGAGTCCAGTAAGGGCGCGGCGACCACTGCGCGCTACGCCGATGAAGGCGCCCGCGTGATGGTGGTGACGCTCACCGGGGGAGAGCGTGGGGACATCCTCAATCCGGCGATGGACCTGCCCGAGGTGCACGGACGGATTCACGAGGTCCGCCGCGACGAGATGGCCAAGGCCGCCGAGATCCTCGGTGTCGAGCACGCGTGGCTGGGGTTCGAGGACTCCGGGCTGCCCGAGGGCGATCCGCTCCCGCCGCTGCCGGAGGGCTGCTTCGCGCTGGCCCCGCTCGAGGAGTCGACGGGCGCGCTGGTCCGTCTCATCCGCGAGTTCAGGCCGCACGTGCTGACCACCTATGACGAGAACGGGGGCTACCCGCACCCGGACCACATCCGCTGCCACGAGGTGTCAGTGGCCGCGTACGAGGCGGCAGGCGACTACCTTCGGTACCCAGAGGCAGGTGAGCCGTGGAACGTGTCCAAGCTCTACTACAACCACGGGTTCCTTCGGAAGCGGATGCAATTGATTCAGGACGAGTTCGCCAAGCACGGACAGCACGGTCCGTTCGACAAGTGGTTGAAGCACTGGGATCCGGAGCTCGACATCTTCGAACACCGCGTGACCACTCGCATTGAGTGCTCCAAGTACTTCGCGCAGCGTGACGATGCGTTGCGCGCGCATGCCACCCAGATCGACCCGGAGGGCGACTTCTTCGCGGCGCCCATCGAGTGGCAGCAGCGGCTGTGGCCCACCGAGGAGTTCGAGTTGGCCCGATCCAGGGTTCCCGTCCGATTTCCCGAGGACGACCTGTTCGCGGGGATTGAGCCATGA